The following proteins are co-located in the Bradyrhizobium sp. AZCC 2176 genome:
- a CDS encoding dihydroorotase: MNQRFDTILKSGTVVNQDGEGIRDIGISNGRIAAIGGLGQASAGETIDCKGLHILPGVIDTQVHFREPGLTHKEDLETGSRSAVMGGVTAVFEMPNTNPLTVTEEAFTAKIKAGHHRMHCDFAFFIGGTRENVNHLPELERAEGCAGVKVFIGSSTGALLVEDDESLRRIFQVIRRRAAFHAEDEYRLNDRKPLRIEGDPRSHPVWRDETAALMATQRLVSLARETGKRIHVLHISTKQEIGYLRDHKDFASCEATPHHLTMAAPECYERLGTLAQMNPPVRSADHREAIWYGIEQGIIDVLGSDHAPHTLEEKVKTYPASPSGMTGVQTLVPLMLDHVNAGRLSLARFVDLTSAGPSRLYNIACKGRIAAGYDADFTIVDLKRTETITNQWVASRAGWTPYDGVRVTGWPVGTFVRGRRVMWQGEVTTPSTGEPVRFLETLKA; the protein is encoded by the coding sequence ATGAATCAACGATTTGACACCATTCTAAAATCCGGCACCGTGGTCAATCAGGACGGCGAGGGCATCCGCGACATCGGGATTTCCAATGGCCGGATCGCCGCGATCGGCGGGCTGGGACAGGCTTCCGCCGGCGAGACGATCGACTGCAAGGGTCTGCACATCCTGCCTGGCGTGATTGACACGCAAGTTCATTTCCGCGAGCCCGGGCTGACGCACAAGGAGGACCTCGAGACCGGCTCGCGCAGCGCCGTGATGGGCGGGGTTACCGCGGTGTTCGAGATGCCGAACACTAATCCGCTCACGGTCACCGAGGAGGCGTTCACCGCCAAGATCAAGGCTGGCCACCATCGTATGCATTGCGATTTTGCGTTCTTTATCGGCGGCACGCGCGAGAACGTGAACCATCTGCCTGAGCTGGAGCGCGCGGAAGGTTGTGCCGGCGTGAAAGTGTTCATCGGCTCCTCCACCGGCGCGCTATTGGTCGAGGACGATGAAAGCCTGCGGCGCATCTTTCAGGTGATCCGTCGCCGCGCCGCGTTTCACGCCGAGGACGAATACCGCCTCAACGACCGCAAGCCGCTCCGCATCGAGGGCGATCCGCGCTCGCATCCGGTGTGGCGGGACGAGACTGCGGCGCTGATGGCGACCCAGCGGCTGGTCAGTCTCGCGCGCGAGACAGGCAAGCGCATCCACGTCCTGCACATCTCGACCAAGCAGGAGATCGGGTATCTGCGCGATCACAAGGATTTCGCGTCCTGCGAGGCGACGCCGCATCATCTGACGATGGCCGCGCCCGAGTGCTACGAGCGGCTCGGCACGCTTGCACAGATGAACCCGCCGGTGCGCTCGGCCGATCACCGCGAAGCGATCTGGTATGGCATCGAGCAGGGCATCATCGACGTGCTCGGCTCCGATCACGCCCCGCATACGCTGGAGGAAAAGGTCAAGACCTATCCAGCTTCGCCCTCGGGCATGACAGGGGTGCAGACGCTGGTGCCGCTGATGCTCGATCACGTCAATGCCGGACGCTTGTCGCTGGCGCGTTTCGTCGATCTGACCAGCGCAGGTCCCTCGCGGCTCTACAACATCGCCTGCAAGGGCCGTATCGCGGCGGGTTACGACGCCGATTTCACCATCGTCGATCTGAAGCGCACGGAGACCATCACCAACCAATGGGTAGCCTCGCGCGCCGGCTGGACGCCCTATGACGGCGTCCGCGTCACCGGCTGGCCGGTCGGCACCTTCGTGCGCGGCAGGCGCGTGATGTGGCAGGGTGAGGTGACGACGCCGTCGACCGGCGAGCCGGTACGGTTCCTGGAGACGTTGAAGGCGTAG
- the ygfZ gene encoding CAF17-like 4Fe-4S cluster assembly/insertion protein YgfZ yields MKAAFLPDRGVVKVSGADARDFLNGLVTTDVTLLQPGIGRFGALLTPQGKITADFLITEAPAGHGGGFLIDAPRALAQNLADKLGFYKLRAKVAVENISDSMGALAVWDGEPTMKPDLAFADPRHEALGWRILVPEDLKQKIADLVGADLVDNDAYEAHRIALGVPRGGLDFMYSDAFPHEANMDRLHGVDFDKGCYVGQEVVSRMQHRGTARTRIVRVTLEDFSPETGIPVVAGDKQVGTMGSTAGGKGLALLRIDRVADALDAGASLSSGGLAIRLTDPNDVRIPPKQTVA; encoded by the coding sequence ATGAAAGCAGCGTTTCTTCCGGACCGGGGCGTGGTCAAGGTCAGCGGCGCGGATGCCCGCGACTTCCTCAATGGCCTCGTCACCACAGACGTCACGCTGCTGCAGCCCGGCATTGGCCGGTTCGGCGCGCTGCTGACGCCGCAGGGCAAGATCACGGCCGATTTCCTGATCACCGAAGCCCCGGCCGGCCATGGCGGCGGCTTCCTGATCGATGCGCCCCGCGCGCTGGCGCAGAACCTCGCCGACAAGCTCGGTTTCTACAAGCTGCGCGCCAAGGTCGCGGTCGAGAACATTTCCGACAGCATGGGTGCGCTGGCGGTGTGGGACGGTGAGCCCACCATGAAGCCGGATCTGGCTTTTGCCGATCCGCGACATGAAGCGCTGGGCTGGCGCATTCTCGTGCCCGAAGATCTCAAGCAGAAGATCGCCGATCTGGTCGGCGCCGATCTCGTCGACAACGACGCCTACGAGGCCCATCGCATCGCCTTGGGCGTGCCGCGCGGCGGGCTCGATTTCATGTACAGCGACGCGTTTCCGCATGAGGCCAATATGGACCGCCTGCACGGCGTCGATTTCGACAAAGGCTGCTATGTCGGCCAGGAAGTGGTGTCGCGGATGCAGCATCGCGGGACCGCGCGCACGCGGATCGTGCGGGTCACGCTGGAAGACTTTTCGCCCGAGACCGGCATACCGGTTGTCGCCGGTGACAAGCAAGTCGGCACCATGGGCTCGACCGCTGGTGGCAAGGGCCTGGCCCTGCTCCGGATCGATCGCGTAGCGGACGCGCTGGATGCCGGTGCGTCGCTTAGCTCCGGTGGCCTTGCGATCCGCCTGACCGACCCGAACGACGTTCGCATTCCACCGAAGCAGACCGTCGCATGA
- a CDS encoding DNA-3-methyladenine glycosylase I, whose protein sequence is MSRSARLHADGKTRCPWPGEDPFYMAYHDTEWGVPEYDDRALYEKLILDGFQAGLSWITILRKRENFRKAFDDFQPEKIARYNAKKVHELMNDAGIVRNRAKIEGAVNSAKAYLKIMEEGAGFSKFLWDFVDGKPIVNQFKTTASVPASTPVSIKISKELGARGFKFVGPTIVYAFMQATGMVNDHLVTCFCHESCSGKLRKPRLKAK, encoded by the coding sequence ATGAGCCGATCTGCGCGCCTGCACGCCGACGGCAAAACACGGTGCCCATGGCCCGGCGAAGATCCGTTCTACATGGCCTATCACGACACCGAATGGGGTGTGCCGGAGTATGACGACCGCGCGCTGTATGAAAAGCTGATCCTCGACGGTTTCCAGGCCGGGCTGTCGTGGATCACGATCCTGCGCAAGCGCGAAAACTTCCGCAAAGCGTTCGACGATTTCCAGCCGGAGAAGATCGCGCGCTACAATGCCAAGAAAGTCCACGAGCTGATGAACGATGCCGGCATCGTCCGCAACCGCGCCAAGATCGAAGGCGCGGTCAACAGCGCCAAGGCTTATCTCAAGATCATGGAAGAAGGCGCCGGCTTCTCCAAATTCCTGTGGGACTTCGTCGACGGCAAACCCATCGTCAACCAGTTCAAGACCACCGCCAGCGTGCCAGCCTCGACGCCGGTCTCGATCAAGATTTCAAAGGAGCTCGGCGCGCGCGGCTTCAAATTCGTCGGGCCGACCATCGTGTATGCCTTCATGCAGGCCACCGGCATGGTCAACGACCACCTGGTCACCTGCTTCTGCCACGAGAGCTGCAGCGGCAAACTTCGCAAGCCCCGCCTCAAGGCCAAATGA
- a CDS encoding HD family hydrolase, translated as MTARKSTSIATRAWQRMLSGRRLDLLDPSPLDIEIADIAHGLARVARWNGQTSGAHIFSVAQHTLLVETVMREQMPRVDVRFRLAALLHDAPEYVIGDMISPFKAVLGGDYKVVENRLLAAIHIRFGLPPILADEITKAIKAADRGAAYLEATRLAGFSQAEAKRLFGRDPGLPEATVRDYLTPWTAARAEKQFLARFKLLLG; from the coding sequence ATGACGGCGCGGAAATCGACCAGCATCGCCACCCGCGCCTGGCAGCGGATGCTGTCGGGGCGGCGGCTCGACCTGCTCGATCCCTCCCCGCTCGATATCGAGATCGCCGATATCGCCCATGGCCTGGCGCGCGTCGCACGCTGGAACGGGCAAACCAGCGGCGCGCATATTTTCTCGGTGGCGCAGCACACGCTGCTGGTGGAAACCGTCATGCGCGAGCAGATGCCGCGCGTCGACGTCCGCTTCCGGCTCGCAGCGCTGCTGCACGACGCGCCGGAATATGTCATCGGCGACATGATCTCGCCGTTCAAGGCGGTGCTCGGCGGCGACTACAAGGTGGTGGAGAACCGTCTGCTCGCGGCGATCCATATTCGCTTCGGATTGCCGCCAATTCTCGCCGATGAAATCACCAAAGCGATCAAGGCAGCCGATCGTGGTGCGGCCTATCTCGAAGCCACCCGTCTGGCCGGATTTTCACAGGCCGAGGCCAAGCGCCTGTTCGGCAGGGATCCGGGCCTGCCCGAGGCCACGGTGCGCGATTATCTGACGCCGTGGACCGCGGCCCGGGCCGAGAAGCAGTTTTTGGCGCGATTCAAGCTGCTGCTCGGTTGA
- a CDS encoding tyrosine phosphatase family protein — protein sequence MLHICSLAALPETVRATGASHILTVMANVDQVLRPASVLEANHLKVSMDDITEQLDGFVAPADHHIERVLNFVRGWDRSAPMVVHCYAGISRSTASAFAAACALNPHRDEIEIARQIRARSPIASPNRLIVSLADKALGREGRMLRALDEMGPGSMTVEGRPFQLDLE from the coding sequence ATGCTTCACATCTGTTCGCTTGCTGCCCTTCCCGAGACCGTAAGAGCCACCGGCGCCAGCCACATCCTCACCGTGATGGCCAATGTCGATCAGGTGCTGCGGCCGGCTTCGGTGCTCGAGGCCAACCATCTGAAAGTGTCGATGGACGACATCACCGAGCAGTTGGACGGCTTTGTCGCGCCGGCAGATCATCATATCGAAAGAGTGCTGAACTTCGTCCGTGGCTGGGACCGCAGCGCGCCAATGGTGGTGCACTGCTATGCCGGCATCAGCCGCTCCACCGCGAGCGCCTTTGCGGCCGCCTGCGCGCTCAATCCGCACCGCGACGAGATCGAGATCGCGAGGCAAATTCGCGCCCGGTCCCCGATTGCCTCTCCCAACCGGCTGATCGTCAGCCTCGCCGACAAGGCGCTGGGACGCGAGGGCCGAATGCTGCGCGCACTCGACGAGATGGGCCCGGGCAGCATGACGGTCGAGGGCCGGCCATTCCAGCTCGATCTGGAATAG
- a CDS encoding DUF2339 domain-containing protein: MFDAPFVFFALVIAIVALIFARKAMNQVAELRQRLEAIQAPAAAAAHAPPPLTPFEAFEQTLPPASAASIPPPIAPDVESVTPAEASDQPAGSAPPPPPPPLPQPDRGFEETVGTRWVVWIGGLTLALGGFFMVRYSIEAGLLGPGVRTMLGGLFALALLLAGEWTRRKESISAIEATPIANIPAILTAAGTAVAFATVYAAYALYGFLVPATAFILLGLVAMGTLAAALLHGPALAGLGVVGAFVTPVLVSSGKPDFWALYIYLAIVTAAAFGLARVRLWRWLAVTTIAFALLWTFPCLQCGPSMVGPHAFHVLAGFILAALLVVCGFMFGPPADEGQVEPISSGALAAYLLGATLIVLNSFHDDAAMIVFGLLVAGSLFVAWRSDAAAGVVGAAAALVFVVFAEWAVRANPDMLVLPGGPLPGIGPSATDGSVSLHLISAAIFAAGFGVAGFLAQGRFAGPVIPVIWSAAAVFTPLALLVALYARIAHLDRSIPFAILAVMLAAAHAAATEILSKREDRPGLQASIALFATGTLAALALALTFALEKGWLTIALALMSAGTAWISTQRPIPFLRALAAILAGIVVLRIGYEPRIVGSAVGTTPIFNWLLWGYGIPAASFWAGSILLRRGGDDAPLRTVESAAILFTVLLAFMEIRHAVNQGDVYRQSAGLTEVALQVCVALAMAIGLERLRIRTGSVIHNAGAILLTAFAGLAAVFGLMVLENPILWLIDVGGIVINLLLLGYALPAVLALLLSYAVAGRRPVAYANTIAAGALIVALAYVTFEIRRIYHGPAISVGPTTGAEQYTYSIAYLAFGVVLLGIGILFNSQRARLASAVVIGLTILKAFLIDMSTLTGVYRALSFMCLGLVLVAIGWLYQRILFRRQAASPPPAPAASSGS; the protein is encoded by the coding sequence ATGTTCGACGCCCCCTTCGTTTTCTTCGCGCTCGTGATCGCGATCGTCGCGCTGATCTTCGCGCGAAAGGCCATGAACCAGGTGGCGGAGTTGCGACAGCGCCTGGAGGCGATCCAAGCGCCGGCGGCCGCCGCGGCGCACGCGCCTCCGCCGCTCACGCCATTTGAAGCATTCGAGCAGACCCTGCCGCCGGCCTCGGCCGCATCGATACCACCGCCGATCGCACCCGACGTCGAATCCGTCACGCCCGCCGAGGCGTCAGACCAGCCCGCAGGCAGCGCGCCACCACCGCCGCCACCGCCGTTGCCACAACCCGATCGTGGCTTCGAGGAAACCGTCGGCACCCGCTGGGTGGTATGGATCGGCGGGCTGACGCTGGCGCTTGGCGGGTTCTTCATGGTGCGCTATTCGATCGAGGCCGGCCTGCTCGGCCCGGGCGTCCGCACCATGCTGGGCGGCCTGTTCGCGCTTGCCCTGCTGCTTGCAGGCGAATGGACCCGCCGCAAGGAAAGCATCTCCGCCATCGAAGCAACGCCGATCGCCAACATTCCGGCCATTCTGACCGCCGCCGGAACGGCCGTGGCGTTTGCCACGGTGTACGCCGCCTATGCGCTGTACGGCTTCCTGGTGCCCGCCACCGCGTTCATCCTGCTCGGGCTGGTGGCGATGGGCACGCTGGCCGCAGCGCTGCTGCACGGGCCGGCGCTCGCCGGCCTCGGCGTCGTCGGCGCCTTCGTGACGCCGGTCCTGGTCTCGTCCGGCAAGCCGGACTTCTGGGCGCTCTACATCTATCTCGCGATCGTCACCGCGGCCGCCTTCGGTCTGGCGCGCGTCAGGCTGTGGCGCTGGCTCGCGGTCACCACGATCGCGTTCGCACTGCTGTGGACGTTCCCCTGCCTGCAATGCGGTCCATCGATGGTCGGCCCGCATGCGTTCCATGTGCTCGCCGGCTTCATTCTCGCCGCGCTGCTCGTGGTGTGCGGTTTCATGTTCGGCCCGCCCGCCGACGAGGGCCAGGTCGAGCCGATCTCATCCGGCGCGCTTGCGGCCTATCTGCTCGGGGCCACGTTGATCGTGCTGAACAGTTTTCATGACGACGCCGCGATGATCGTGTTCGGCCTGCTGGTAGCGGGCAGCCTGTTCGTCGCCTGGCGCAGCGATGCTGCCGCCGGCGTGGTCGGGGCTGCGGCTGCGCTGGTCTTCGTCGTGTTTGCCGAATGGGCCGTTCGAGCCAATCCCGACATGCTGGTGCTGCCCGGCGGCCCATTGCCCGGCATCGGGCCGAGCGCCACGGACGGATCGGTGTCGCTGCACCTGATATCGGCCGCGATCTTCGCCGCGGGTTTTGGCGTGGCGGGGTTCCTGGCACAGGGCCGCTTCGCCGGGCCCGTCATACCGGTGATCTGGTCGGCCGCGGCGGTCTTCACGCCGCTGGCGCTGCTGGTCGCGCTCTATGCCCGCATCGCGCATCTCGACCGCTCGATCCCGTTTGCGATTCTCGCAGTGATGCTGGCCGCAGCGCATGCCGCTGCGACTGAGATCCTCAGCAAGCGCGAGGACCGTCCAGGCTTGCAGGCCTCGATCGCGCTGTTTGCGACCGGTACGCTCGCAGCACTGGCGCTGGCGCTGACCTTTGCACTGGAAAAGGGCTGGCTGACGATCGCGCTGGCGCTGATGTCGGCAGGCACCGCCTGGATCTCGACGCAGCGGCCGATCCCGTTCCTGCGCGCACTCGCGGCCATCCTCGCCGGCATCGTGGTGCTGCGTATCGGCTATGAGCCGCGCATTGTTGGCAGCGCCGTCGGCACCACGCCGATCTTCAACTGGCTATTGTGGGGCTACGGTATTCCGGCGGCGTCGTTCTGGGCCGGCAGCATCTTGCTGCGCCGTGGCGGAGATGATGCGCCGCTGCGAACAGTGGAATCGGCGGCGATCCTGTTCACGGTGCTGCTGGCGTTCATGGAAATCCGCCACGCCGTCAATCAGGGCGACGTCTATCGCCAAAGCGCCGGCCTCACCGAGGTCGCGCTGCAGGTCTGCGTCGCGCTGGCGATGGCGATCGGGCTGGAGCGCCTGCGCATCCGCACCGGCAGCGTCATTCACAATGCCGGCGCGATCCTGCTGACCGCGTTTGCCGGTCTTGCAGCGGTGTTCGGGCTGATGGTGCTTGAGAACCCGATTCTCTGGTTGATCGATGTCGGCGGCATCGTCATCAACCTGTTGCTGCTCGGCTACGCCCTGCCCGCGGTTCTCGCGCTGCTATTGTCCTATGCCGTGGCAGGCCGCCGCCCCGTGGCCTACGCCAATACGATCGCGGCGGGAGCGCTCATTGTCGCGCTGGCCTATGTGACGTTCGAGATCAGGCGAATCTATCATGGACCGGCGATCTCGGTCGGTCCGACCACCGGCGCCGAGCAATACACCTACTCGATCGCGTACCTGGCGTTCGGCGTCGTACTGCTCGGCATCGGCATTCTCTTCAACTCACAGCGCGCGCGGCTGGCGTCAGCGGTCGTCATCGGACTGACGATCCTGAAAGCCTTCCTGATCGACATGTCGACGCTCACGGGCGTCTATCGCGCGCTGTCGTTCATGTGCCTCGGGCTGGTGCTGGTGGCGATCGGCTGGCTGTACCAGCGGATCCTGTTCCGCAGGCAAGCAGCATCGCCGCCGCCTGCACCGGCTGCTTCCTCGGGAAGCTGA
- a CDS encoding methyl-accepting chemotaxis protein yields MSALSIRAKVIAVIAFMLIAMSGMGLLAIRSMQVINAHTVEISSSWLPSVRVLGELRADINLFRIALRAHVMAETLEAKAANDKRLAGILERIAKDRKAYAPMISTPEERSIHENWARAWDRYMTGVQEVIELSRQSIGRIPHEASEAISKKVAVIAAESDAFLEKSINLNNAGADAATRQAAEGYNFAFWIVLGIVAAVIICGIGVGLYLVGDISRGIASIVKPMQALGNGDLSAEVRRRGERTEIGAMADALQVFKDALIAKKAADEAAAHDAEAKIERGRRVDSITREFEAMIGEIVETVSSASIELEASADTLTSTAERAQELATTVSAASEEASTNVQSVASATEEMASSVNEISRQVQESARMASEAVDQASRTNDRVGELSKAAARIGDVIELINNIAGQTNLLALNATIEAARAGEAGRGFAVVASEVKALAEQTAKATGEIGQQITGIQAATRDSVGAIQEISGTIGKLSEISSAIAAAVEEQGAATQEISRNVQQAAMGTQMVSANITDVQRGATETETASSHVLSAAQLLSGDSNRLKIEVAKFLESMRAA; encoded by the coding sequence ATGTCCGCACTTTCCATCCGCGCCAAGGTCATCGCCGTGATCGCATTCATGCTGATCGCGATGTCCGGCATGGGCCTGCTGGCTATCCGCAGCATGCAGGTGATCAACGCCCACACGGTGGAAATCTCCTCGAGCTGGCTTCCGAGCGTTCGGGTGCTCGGCGAATTGCGCGCGGACATCAACCTGTTCCGCATTGCGCTCCGTGCCCATGTGATGGCGGAAACGCTGGAGGCGAAGGCCGCCAACGACAAGCGACTGGCCGGCATCCTCGAAAGGATCGCGAAAGATCGCAAGGCATACGCGCCGATGATTTCTACGCCCGAAGAGCGCTCGATCCATGAGAACTGGGCGCGCGCCTGGGACAGATACATGACGGGCGTCCAGGAAGTGATCGAGTTGTCGCGCCAGAGCATCGGGCGGATCCCCCATGAAGCGAGCGAGGCCATCTCCAAGAAGGTTGCGGTCATCGCCGCCGAATCCGATGCGTTCCTGGAAAAATCCATCAACCTCAACAACGCGGGCGCGGACGCTGCGACCCGGCAGGCCGCGGAAGGCTATAATTTTGCATTCTGGATCGTACTGGGCATTGTCGCTGCCGTCATCATTTGCGGCATCGGCGTGGGACTCTATTTGGTCGGCGACATCTCGAGAGGGATTGCCTCCATCGTGAAGCCGATGCAGGCGCTGGGAAACGGGGACCTGTCTGCCGAAGTGAGGCGCCGCGGTGAGAGGACCGAAATCGGCGCGATGGCCGACGCCCTGCAGGTATTCAAGGATGCGCTGATCGCCAAGAAGGCTGCCGATGAAGCCGCCGCACACGATGCCGAAGCCAAGATCGAGCGCGGCCGCCGTGTCGACAGCATCACGCGGGAGTTCGAAGCCATGATCGGCGAGATCGTTGAAACCGTGTCGTCGGCCTCGATCGAACTCGAGGCTTCGGCAGATACGCTGACTTCGACCGCGGAGCGTGCGCAGGAACTTGCGACCACTGTCTCAGCAGCCTCGGAGGAGGCCTCCACCAACGTGCAGTCGGTCGCATCCGCCACGGAGGAAATGGCGTCCTCGGTCAATGAGATCAGCCGGCAGGTACAGGAATCCGCGCGGATGGCGAGCGAGGCCGTGGATCAGGCTTCAAGGACCAATGATCGGGTCGGCGAATTGTCGAAAGCCGCCGCCCGCATCGGCGACGTGATCGAACTCATCAATAACATTGCGGGCCAGACCAATCTGCTTGCGCTCAACGCCACCATCGAGGCGGCGCGGGCCGGCGAAGCCGGCCGTGGTTTTGCGGTCGTTGCGTCCGAAGTGAAGGCGCTGGCCGAACAGACCGCCAAGGCCACCGGAGAGATTGGGCAGCAGATCACCGGCATCCAGGCAGCGACCCGGGATTCGGTCGGAGCCATCCAGGAGATCTCGGGCACGATCGGAAAGCTTTCCGAAATCTCCTCGGCGATCGCAGCCGCGGTGGAAGAGCAGGGCGCGGCGACGCAGGAAATCTCCCGCAACGTGCAGCAGGCGGCGATGGGAACGCAGATGGTCTCCGCCAACATCACCGACGTGCAGCGCGGCGCGACCGAGACCGAGACCGCTTCGTCGCACGTTCTCTCCGCGGCGCAGTTGCTGTCGGGCGACAGCAACCGTCTCAAGATCGAGGTCGCCAAATTCCTCGAGTCGATGCGCGCCGCCTGA
- a CDS encoding DUF6894 family protein, producing MPLYFFRISHGHYAGASDQGSEFESREAAWTEMTSVCGNLLGSLSRGLKQNAEWRMELLDEAKKPVFRIRLVAESVG from the coding sequence ATGCCGCTATATTTTTTTCGGATCAGCCACGGCCACTACGCCGGCGCGTCCGATCAGGGATCCGAATTCGAAAGCCGCGAGGCCGCGTGGACCGAGATGACGAGCGTCTGCGGCAATCTCCTCGGCAGCCTTTCGCGCGGCCTGAAACAGAACGCCGAATGGCGGATGGAGCTTCTGGACGAAGCCAAGAAGCCGGTGTTCAGGATTCGCCTTGTCGCGGAATCCGTTGGTTAG
- the acuI gene encoding acrylyl-CoA reductase (NADPH) translates to MGTFKAIRIDRADKATTAALTQFDEAELMEGDVTVAVEWSTLNYKDGLAVTGKAPVVRRFPMIAGIDFAGTVEQSSHPDWKAGDKVVCNGWGMGETHLGAYAEKARVKGDWLVRLPDGMSTREAMAIGTAGYTAMLSVLALEKHGLTPASGPVVVTGAAGGVGSVATAVFSKLGYHVIASTGRMSEADYLKGLGAAEVIDRAELAGPAKALAKERWAGGVDSVGSTTLANLLSMTKYGGAIAACGLAAGMDLPSSVAPFILRGVCLLGIDSVMCPIGQRKLAWNRLVGDLDKGKLADITQEITLDQVIGTGAKILAGQVRGRIVVKIL, encoded by the coding sequence GTGGGAACGTTCAAGGCCATCAGGATCGACAGGGCGGACAAGGCCACCACCGCCGCGCTGACGCAGTTCGACGAAGCCGAATTGATGGAAGGCGACGTCACGGTCGCGGTCGAGTGGTCGACGTTGAACTACAAGGATGGTCTGGCCGTCACCGGCAAGGCCCCCGTGGTGCGGCGTTTCCCGATGATTGCCGGCATCGATTTCGCAGGCACCGTCGAACAATCCTCGCATCCGGACTGGAAGGCCGGCGACAAGGTCGTCTGTAACGGCTGGGGCATGGGTGAGACCCATCTCGGCGCCTATGCCGAAAAAGCGCGCGTCAAGGGCGACTGGCTGGTGCGGCTGCCCGACGGGATGTCGACGCGCGAGGCGATGGCGATCGGCACCGCCGGCTACACCGCAATGCTGTCGGTGCTGGCGCTGGAGAAGCACGGCCTGACGCCTGCAAGCGGCCCTGTCGTGGTGACCGGCGCCGCCGGCGGCGTCGGTTCGGTCGCCACCGCCGTGTTCTCGAAACTCGGCTATCACGTCATCGCATCCACCGGGCGGATGTCGGAGGCCGACTATCTCAAGGGCCTCGGTGCGGCCGAGGTGATCGACCGTGCCGAGCTCGCAGGCCCCGCCAAGGCGCTGGCGAAGGAGCGCTGGGCGGGCGGCGTCGACAGCGTCGGCTCGACCACGCTCGCCAACTTGCTCTCGATGACGAAATATGGCGGCGCCATTGCCGCTTGCGGCCTTGCCGCCGGCATGGACCTGCCGTCCTCGGTCGCGCCGTTTATTTTGCGCGGGGTGTGCCTTCTCGGCATCGATTCCGTGATGTGCCCGATCGGACAGCGCAAGCTTGCCTGGAACCGTCTCGTCGGCGATTTGGATAAGGGAAAACTTGCTGATATTACTCAGGAAATCACCCTCGACCAAGTCATCGGAACCGGCGCTAAAATCCTGGCCGGTCAGGTCCGCGGTCGAATCGTGGTAAAGATTCTCTAA